One window of the Gemmatimonadota bacterium genome contains the following:
- a CDS encoding DUF3830 family protein, translating into MPRGIRLTFVEEGVSVDAELLEDEAPETCQTVWDALPLEEEGIHAVYSGSEIAYFLSEDIVIPPENLTSRTLPGDICYYRLEPGLMHGWLDGITELCWFYGRDGRPNMPDGPVAVNLFARMVGDASDFFAVCYRIRREGVKRVRIERVV; encoded by the coding sequence ATGCCACGTGGAATCCGCCTGACCTTTGTCGAAGAGGGTGTTTCCGTCGATGCCGAATTGCTTGAGGACGAGGCGCCGGAGACCTGCCAGACGGTCTGGGATGCGCTTCCCCTCGAGGAAGAGGGCATCCACGCCGTGTACTCGGGCAGTGAGATCGCCTACTTCCTGTCCGAGGACATCGTCATTCCGCCCGAGAACCTGACGAGCCGCACATTGCCCGGTGATATCTGCTACTATCGCCTGGAGCCGGGCCTGATGCACGGGTGGCTGGACGGCATCACCGAACTGTGCTGGTTCTACGGCAGAGACGGCCGCCCCAATATGCCGGACGGCCCCGTCGCGGTGAATCTCTTCGCCCGGATGGTCGGAGACGCCAGCGATTTCTTCGCAGTGTGTTACCGCATCCGGCGGGAAGGGGTGAAACGCGTTCGGATTGAGCGAGTGGTCTGA
- a CDS encoding c-type cytochrome: protein MRIHFKCFAAQLCLLCLLLARPAFADQIDGARLYEQACAACHGSDGRGRAVEDRGFELEVPDFTDCEFASREPDPDWHAVIHEGGPVRAFDRMMPAFGDALTDEEIYAILGHIRTFCTNKNWPRGEFNVPKPLFTEKTFPEDETVINLRLDTDDSKAVTIEPLYEKRFGPRGMIEVKVPFGRRESRRDGSTNIGFGDLTLGYRYALYHNLDRGNAFSIGGEIVLPTGDEDDGFGAGSTKLEPHVSFVQLLPGDAFIQSQVQADFAVTGSVEDKGIVRTAIGRTFTEGEFGRAWSPMIELLASRELVSGADITLDLAPQMQVALNTRQHVLINVGVRVPVANSQGRKSQIVMYLLWDWFDGGFLDGW, encoded by the coding sequence ATGCGAATACATTTCAAATGCTTTGCGGCACAGCTTTGTCTTCTCTGTCTGTTGCTCGCGCGTCCCGCTTTCGCCGACCAGATAGACGGGGCCAGACTCTATGAACAGGCCTGTGCGGCATGCCATGGTTCGGACGGACGGGGACGGGCGGTCGAAGATCGCGGATTCGAACTGGAGGTTCCAGACTTTACCGACTGCGAGTTCGCCTCCCGCGAACCCGACCCGGACTGGCACGCCGTGATTCATGAGGGCGGGCCGGTGCGGGCCTTCGACCGGATGATGCCGGCCTTCGGGGATGCCCTCACGGACGAGGAAATCTACGCCATTCTCGGCCACATCCGCACCTTCTGCACGAACAAGAACTGGCCTCGCGGCGAATTCAACGTGCCCAAGCCCCTGTTTACCGAGAAGACGTTTCCAGAAGACGAGACCGTAATAAACCTCAGGCTGGATACGGACGACAGCAAGGCCGTAACCATCGAGCCGTTGTACGAGAAGCGATTCGGCCCCCGCGGCATGATCGAAGTGAAAGTTCCTTTCGGCCGGCGCGAATCCCGCCGGGACGGCAGCACCAATATCGGCTTCGGAGATCTTACACTCGGCTACCGATATGCGCTCTATCACAATCTGGATCGAGGAAACGCCTTCAGCATTGGCGGCGAGATCGTCCTGCCCACCGGTGACGAGGACGACGGTTTCGGTGCCGGCTCGACGAAGCTGGAGCCCCACGTTTCCTTCGTTCAATTATTGCCGGGCGACGCCTTTATCCAGTCCCAGGTACAGGCGGACTTCGCCGTAACGGGGTCCGTTGAGGACAAGGGTATCGTACGGACCGCGATCGGCAGAACCTTCACGGAGGGCGAGTTCGGCCGGGCCTGGAGTCCCATGATCGAGTTGCTTGCGTCCCGCGAACTGGTTTCCGGGGCCGACATCACGCTCGACCTGGCACCTCAAATGCAGGTGGCTTTGAATACGCGTCAGCATGTCCTGATCAACGTGGGGGTACGGGTTCCGGTCGCCAATAGCCAGGGCCGTAAGTCACAGATCGTCATGTACCTGCTGTGGGACTGGTTCGACGGAGGCTTCCTCGATGGCTGGTAG
- a CDS encoding CehA/McbA family metallohydrolase, translated as MASDGLSSPFDIDDDGYFWLKGNLHSHTTNSDGKPSPQERLDGYVNQGYDFLCISDHYTITRIDTVRAPGDFVLVQGAEIHPENPFGGQTHHFLAYNIDEDMDSKRMPPQHVINEVRRQGGSIWLAHPHWSSVNILRDTLPLHGLAGVEVFNTTCRCAGRGESSVHWDDWMDLLGRPIPALANDDSHALESENRDTYGGWNMVKVRERSAKAIIDALERGCAYVSSGPEIRDIQLRRVDDRGDGNRVVEANIRCSEAQSILAVFDSHGTEYRPGNGETFDKATFTLRPNVRWVRFEIIAPDGTKAWSNPTDLATVGR; from the coding sequence ATGGCGAGCGACGGGCTTTCCAGCCCTTTCGACATTGACGACGACGGATATTTCTGGCTCAAGGGCAACCTGCATTCCCACACCACCAATTCCGACGGGAAACCGTCCCCGCAGGAACGGCTGGACGGCTACGTCAACCAGGGATATGATTTCCTGTGCATTTCCGACCACTACACGATCACCCGCATCGATACGGTCCGCGCACCGGGCGATTTCGTGCTGGTGCAGGGTGCGGAAATCCACCCCGAAAACCCCTTTGGCGGCCAGACCCACCATTTCCTGGCCTACAACATCGACGAAGACATGGATTCGAAGCGCATGCCACCGCAGCACGTGATCAACGAGGTGAGGCGGCAGGGCGGCTCGATATGGCTGGCCCATCCCCACTGGAGTTCAGTCAACATCCTCCGGGATACCCTTCCCCTGCACGGGCTGGCGGGCGTCGAAGTCTTCAACACCACCTGCCGTTGCGCCGGCCGCGGTGAATCCTCCGTGCACTGGGACGACTGGATGGATCTCCTGGGCAGGCCGATCCCCGCGCTGGCCAACGACGATTCCCACGCACTCGAGTCGGAAAACAGAGACACCTACGGCGGCTGGAACATGGTGAAGGTCAGGGAACGATCGGCGAAGGCGATCATCGACGCGCTGGAAAGGGGCTGCGCCTACGTCAGTTCCGGGCCCGAGATCCGGGACATCCAGCTTCGCCGGGTCGACGATCGGGGAGATGGGAATCGCGTGGTCGAGGCGAACATCCGGTGTTCGGAGGCGCAGAGCATCCTGGCCGTGTTCGATTCCCACGGGACGGAGTACAGGCCGGGCAACGGAGAGACCTTCGATAAGGCGACGTTTACGCTGCGGCCCAATGTCCGCTGGGTCCGATTTGAAATCATCGCGCCGGACGGTACGAAGGCGTGGTCGAATCCAACGGACCTGGCGACAGTCGGCAGGTGA